A single region of the Montipora capricornis isolate CH-2021 chromosome 13, ASM3666992v2, whole genome shotgun sequence genome encodes:
- the LOC138030352 gene encoding uncharacterized protein encodes MIILPHQNPCCYNPCPKNGKCLLGYTEKNYACECSPGFTGEKCENDVDECSTGIHDCNENATCTNTAGNFNCTCKPGFTGDGRSCSDVDECRTGSHDCNENATCTNTAGNFNCTCKPGFIGDGRSCTDVDECSTGIHDCNENASCANTAGTFNCTCKTGFTGDGLSCSECDFNLGMESGLISDLQIGASSRWDSNNGPSQGRLNYKETTSKAGAWVTRNNVSQWLQIYLGNAIITRVATQGRNYNPSWPHGVHTQWVTKYKLQYSNDNVTFQYYKEQGVVKEFTGNSDRDTVVENVLNSPIEMKFIRFQPTAWHGYISMRVELYGCRKDVDECSTGSHDCNESATCTNTAGNFNCTCKPGFTGDGRSCSDCTSKLNYFTKYQDLPTQSAWDVEVFTIDGSLFMAFAKYHEGSEGNFNYEVGSCIYKLNESAGKFTLHQTINTTGAYDIEYFMIADKNYIAIANHNDGSIYNLNSSVFQWNGHSFELWQNISTSGATSFNFFKIHSELFLAVTNYYDGSSKSINSSIYKWKDNTFEELQEIRTHGAWASTVLTIHNETFIVFANGYNSDSSHSSDVMKWSGKKFVDPKFPQIFGLSVLDLKSFTINDTVFLASAARTGIVIYKWDGEKFVNMNETISKPRYVSTLHTFTMCGQTFLCAAELYRLVLYVHSESEFMSRYQELPQHDMPSGVKSFEYKGHTYLAVANQFGGNSIVYKSGLKWF; translated from the exons ATGATTATCTTACCTCATCAGAATCCTTGCTGTTACAATCCATGCCCCAAGAATGGAAAGTGTCTTTTGGGATACACTGAGAAGAACTATGCCTGTGAGTGTTCACCGGGATTTACAGGAGAAAAGTGCGAAAACG atgtcgatgaatgcagcaccggtATCCATGATTGCAACGAGaatgcaacttgtacaaatacagctggaaacttcaactgcacatgcaagccaggctttactggagatggacggtcatgttcag atgtcgatgaatgcagaaccgggagccatgattgcaatgaaaatgcaacttgtacaaataccgctggaaacttcaactgcacatgcaagccaggctttattggagatggacggtcatgtacag atgtcgatgaatgcagcaccggtatccatgattgcaatgaaaatgcatcttgtgcaaatacggctgggaccttcaactgcacatgcaagacaggctttactggtgatggactttcatgttcag AGTGTGATTTTAATCTCGGCATGGAAAGTGGTCTAATCTCAGACTTGCAAATTGGAGCCTCTTCACGATGGGATAGCAACAATGGCCCCAGTCAAGGAAGACTGAACTATAAAGAAACCACAAGCAAGGCAGGAGCTTGGGTAACTCGCAATAATGTCAGTCAATGGCTGCAGATTTATCTGGGTAACGCCATAATAACCCGTGTCGCAACGCAAGGAAGAAATTACAACCCCAGTTGGCCTCATGGAGTCCACACTCAGTGGGTGACCAAGTACAAGCTGCAGTACAGTAACGATAATGTGACTTTCCAATACTACAAGGAGCAAGGAGTAGTGAag GAGTTCACTGGAAACTCAGACCGCGACACTGTCGTTGAGAATGTTCTCAACTCGCCAATTGAGATGAAGTTCATCCGTTTCCAACCAACAGCTTGGCATGGTTACATATCAATGAGGGTGGAACTCTATGGATGCCGGAAAG atgtcgatgaatgcagcaccgggagccatgattgcaatgaaagtgcaacttgtacaaatacggctggaaacttcaactgcacatgcaagccaggctttactggagatggacggtcatgttcag ATTGTACCAGCAAATTGAATTACTTCACAAAATATCAAGACCTGCCAACACAGTCAGCCTGGGATGTTGAAGTGTTCACTATTGATGGAAGTTTGTTTATGGCCTTCGCTAAGTATCATGAGGGTTCCGAAGGTAATTTTAATTACGAGGTGGGTTCTTGCATCTACAAACTAAACGAGTCGGCTGGAAAGTTTACGCTTCACCAGACCATAAACACCACTGGAGCATACGACATCGAATACTTTATGATCGCTGATAAAAATTACATTGCTATCGCCAATCATAACGATGGAAGTATTTACAATCTAAATTCTTCTGTTTTCCAGTGGAATGGACACAGTTTCGAGCTTTGgcagaacatttcaacatccGGAGCAAccagttttaacttctttaaaatacattCGGAACTGTTCCTTGCAGTCACGAATTATTACGATGGAAGTTCTAAAAGTATAAACTCATCTATCTACAAGTGGAAGGACAATACGTTTGAGGAGTTACAGGAAATAAGAACACATGGAGCGTGGGCAAGTACAGTGTTAACAATACACAacgaaacatttattgtttttgcaaacgGTTACAATTCGGATTCTTCCCATTCTTCAGACGTGATGAAATGGTCGGGGAAGAAATTTGTCGACCCGAAATTCCCTCAGATCTTTGGCCTTAGCGTCTTGGATCTCAAGTCCTTCACAATCAACGATACTGTATTCCTTGCATCGGCGGCAAGGACTGGAATTGTGATTTACAAGTGGGACGGTGAAAAGTTTGTTAATATGAATGAAACTATTTCAAAGCCACGGTACGTTTCGACCTTGCATACCTTTACGATGTGTGGTCAAACGTTCCTGTGCGCGGCCGAACTTTATCGTTTAGTTTTGTATGTGCACTCGGAATCTGAGTTTATGTCGAGGTATCAAGAGCTTCCACAGCACGACATGCCATCAGGTGTCAAGTCATTCGAGTATAAAGGTCACACTTACCTAGCAGTAGCAAACCAATTCGGGGGCAACAGCATCGTGTATAAGTCAGGTCTCAAGTGGTTCTAA